The following proteins come from a genomic window of Polaribacter dokdonensis:
- the gcvT gene encoding glycine cleavage system aminomethyltransferase GcvT, which yields MKNIALHQVHEKLGAKMVPFAGYNMPVQYEGVTAEHLTVRESVGVFDVSHMGEFLVSGENALALIQKVTSNDASKLAIGDAQYSCFPNTENGIVDDLICYRIKDNQYLLVVNASNIEKDWNWISKYNEEFGADLKDLSDDYSLLAIQGPKAVEAMQSLSSLDLADIPFYKFKVGDFAGIEHVIISATGYTGSGGFEIYCKNSEVEQIWNRVFLAGAEFGIKPIGLAARDTLRLEMGYCLYGNDIDDTTSPIEAGLGWITKFNKDFVNADALAKQKEEKPSRKLVAFELNARGIPRQGYDIVDEEGNTIGNVTSGTMSPSLSKGIGLGYVPIASAKMGSQILIQIRKKAIPATVVKLPFYNK from the coding sequence TTTACATCAAGTTCATGAGAAATTGGGAGCAAAAATGGTACCTTTTGCTGGTTATAATATGCCCGTACAATATGAAGGCGTAACTGCAGAACATTTAACAGTTAGAGAATCTGTTGGTGTTTTTGACGTAAGTCATATGGGTGAGTTTTTAGTTTCTGGAGAAAATGCCTTAGCGTTAATTCAGAAAGTAACCTCTAATGATGCTTCTAAATTAGCAATTGGTGATGCTCAGTACAGTTGTTTCCCTAATACAGAAAATGGAATTGTAGATGATTTAATTTGTTACAGAATTAAAGATAATCAATATTTATTAGTGGTAAATGCTTCTAATATTGAAAAAGATTGGAATTGGATTTCTAAATATAATGAAGAGTTTGGAGCTGATCTTAAAGATTTATCTGATGATTATTCTTTATTGGCTATACAAGGACCTAAAGCTGTAGAAGCTATGCAGTCTTTATCTTCTCTAGATTTAGCAGATATTCCTTTCTACAAATTTAAAGTCGGAGATTTTGCTGGAATAGAGCATGTAATTATTTCTGCAACTGGTTATACAGGTTCAGGTGGATTTGAGATTTATTGTAAAAACTCTGAAGTAGAACAAATTTGGAATCGTGTATTTTTAGCTGGTGCTGAATTTGGAATTAAACCAATTGGTTTAGCTGCAAGAGACACTTTACGTTTAGAGATGGGATATTGTTTATATGGCAATGATATAGATGACACCACTTCTCCTATAGAAGCTGGTTTAGGTTGGATTACAAAATTTAACAAAGACTTTGTAAATGCTGATGCTTTAGCTAAACAAAAAGAAGAGAAACCTTCAAGAAAGCTTGTAGCTTTTGAACTAAATGCAAGAGGAATACCAAGACAAGGTTATGATATTGTTGATGAAGAAGGTAATACAATTGGTAATGTAACTTCAGGAACCATGAGTCCTAGTTTAAGTAAAGGAATTGGTTTAGGTTATGTACCTATTGCTTCTGCAAAAATGGGTTCACAAATTCTGATACAAATAAGAAAAAAAGCAATACCTGCTACTGTTGTAAAATTACCATTTTACAATAAATAA